One Sphingomicrobium marinum genomic window carries:
- a CDS encoding cystathionine gamma-synthase family protein, with amino-acid sequence MSEGRKPKNPATHIGNHKLDPATLMMGYGYDPSLSEGSLKAPIFHTSTFVFEKAADGKHFFEGITGKRPGGTDGLVYARFNNPNQEMLEDRLALWEDAEEALVFSSGMTAISILLLTFARPGDVILMSGPLYAATETIIMKILSQFGIGHVDFPAGATREEIDAAMEKAKKLAAEQGGSVSMIYLESPGNPTNALVDVQAVDAARKAMLPDTPIAIDNTFLGPLWSRPQDHGADISVYSLTKYAGGHSDLVAGGLTGKKALLDKVRPMRNTLGGICDANTAWMLMRSLETLELRMSRAGENAEKVCEFLRSHDKVDRVGYLGFLEEGTRQRDIYDRHGLGAGSTFSLYLKGGEEEAFRFLDALQIAKLAVSLGGTETLASAPAAMTHLSVPDERRKQLDITDSLVRISIGIERPEDLIADFSNALDAV; translated from the coding sequence GTGAGCGAAGGCCGCAAGCCCAAGAACCCTGCCACCCATATCGGTAACCACAAGCTCGATCCCGCCACCCTGATGATGGGCTATGGTTACGATCCGTCCTTGTCCGAAGGTAGCCTCAAGGCCCCGATCTTCCACACCTCGACCTTCGTGTTCGAAAAGGCCGCGGACGGGAAGCATTTCTTCGAAGGCATCACGGGCAAGCGTCCGGGCGGTACCGACGGGCTCGTTTATGCGCGCTTCAACAATCCCAACCAGGAAATGCTCGAGGATCGCCTCGCTCTGTGGGAAGATGCAGAAGAGGCGCTCGTCTTTTCCAGCGGGATGACCGCAATCTCAATCCTGCTGCTTACCTTCGCTCGCCCCGGCGACGTCATTTTGATGTCGGGCCCGCTCTACGCGGCGACCGAGACGATCATCATGAAAATCCTTTCGCAGTTCGGCATCGGTCATGTCGATTTCCCGGCAGGTGCGACGCGCGAGGAAATCGATGCGGCGATGGAAAAGGCCAAGAAGCTGGCCGCCGAGCAAGGCGGCAGCGTATCGATGATCTATCTCGAAAGCCCAGGCAACCCGACCAATGCGCTGGTGGACGTGCAGGCAGTCGATGCAGCGCGCAAGGCGATGCTGCCCGACACCCCGATCGCCATCGACAACACGTTCCTCGGCCCGCTCTGGTCGCGTCCGCAGGATCACGGCGCCGACATCAGCGTCTACAGCCTGACCAAGTATGCGGGCGGCCACTCCGATCTCGTCGCGGGCGGCCTGACGGGCAAGAAGGCGCTGCTCGACAAGGTTCGCCCGATGCGCAACACGCTGGGCGGGATTTGCGATGCCAACACCGCGTGGATGCTGATGCGCAGTCTCGAAACGCTCGAACTGCGCATGAGCCGCGCCGGCGAAAATGCCGAAAAGGTCTGCGAATTCCTGCGCAGCCACGACAAGGTGGATCGCGTCGGGTATCTCGGCTTCCTCGAAGAAGGCACGCGCCAACGCGACATTTACGACCGTCACGGCCTGGGCGCGGGCTCGACTTTCTCGCTCTACCTCAAGGGCGGTGAGGAGGAGGCATTCCGCTTCCTCGATGCGCTGCAGATCGCCAAGCTTGCGGTCAGCCTCGGGGGCACCGAAACGCTCGCTTCGGCGCCGGCCGCGATGACGCATTTGTCGGTGCCCGACGAGCGCCGCAAACAGCTCGACATCACCGATAGCCTGGTGCGCATTTCGATCGGGATCGAGCGTCCCGAAGACCTGATCGCCGACTTTTCGAACGCACTCGACGCGGTCTAG